The window tgccgttttattcgccctctcttttccgttcgcctctttttcacttgcttcttgtttgctcgtgtgttggattgcttgcttgtcacgatggctcaagataatactaaattgtgtgactttaccaataccaacaacaatgattttcttagcactccgattgctcctcttaccgatgttgaatcttgcgaaattaatgctgctttgttgaatcttgtcatgaaagatcaattcgccggccttcctagtgaagatgtcgctacccatctaaatagcttcgttgatttgtgtgttatgcaaaataagaaagatgtggacaatgatattgtcaaattgaagttatttcctttttcgcttagagatcgcgctaaagtttggttttcatctttgcctaaaaatattattgattcatggaataagtgcaaagatgcttttatctccaattattttcctcccgctaaaatcatctctcttagaaacgatatcatgaattttaagcaacttgatcatgaacatgttgcacaagcttgggagaggatgaaattaatgatacgcaattgccctacacatggtttgaatctttggatgattatacaaaacttttatgccggattgaattttgcttctagaaatcttttagattcggccgcgggaggcacttttatggaaatcactttaggagaagctactaaactcctagataatattatggttaattattctcaatggcacaccgaaagatctactaataaaaaagtgcatgcgatagaagaaattaatgttttgagtggaaagatggatgaacttatgaaattatttgctactaaaagtgtttcttctgatcctaatgatatgcctttgtctactttgattgagaataataacgaatctatggatgtgaattttgttggtaggaatcattttggtaacaacgcgtatagaggaaactttaatcctaggtcgtatcccagtaactcctctaataattatggtaattcctacaacatcttatggaaattttaataagatgccctctgaatttgagactagtgttaaggagtttatgaattcacaaaataatttcaatgctttgcttgaagaaaaattgcttaaggttgatgaattggctaggaacgttgatagaatttctcttgatgttgattctttgaaacttagatctattccacctaagcatgatattaatgagtctctcaaagccatgagaatttccattgatgagggcaaggaaagaaccgctaggatgcgtgctaagaaagattgctttgtgaaagcgtgttcttctagtttctatgaaaataaagatgaagatctaaaagttattgatgtgtctcctattaaatatttgttttgcaatatgaatcttgataatgatgggactgaatatgagccacctttacctagaaggcgttccaaaaattcggagtctttagatcttgatgcgaaattgggtaaaagtgggattgaagagatcaaaactttagaaattaatgaacccactattttggatctcaaggaatttaattatgataattgatctttgatagattgtatttccttgttgcaatctgtgctaaattctcctcatgcttatagtcaaaataaagcttttactaaacatatcgttgatgctttgatgcaatcttatgaagaaaaacttgagttggaagtttctatccctagaaaactttatgatgagtgggaacctactattaaaattaaaattaaagatcatgaatgctatgctttgtgtgatttaggtgctagtgtttccacgattccaaaaacattatgtgatttgttaggtttccgtgaatttgatgattgttctttgaacttgcaccttgcggattccaccattaagaaacctatggcaagaattaatgatgttcttattgttgcaaataggaactatgtgcccgcagatttcattgttcttgatatagattgcaatccttcatgtcctattattcttggtagacctttcctttgaacgattggtgcaattattgatatgaaggaagggaatattagattccaatttccgttaaggaaaggcatggaacacttccctagaaagaaaataaaattaccttatgaatccattatgagagccacttatggattgcctaccaaagatggcaatacttagatctatccttgcttttatgcctagctaggggcgttaaacgatagcgcttgttgggaggcaacccaattttattttagttttttctttttgcttctgtttaggaataaatatttgatctagcctctggttagatttgtttttatgttttaattagtgtttgtgccaagttaaacctataggatcttcttgggtgatagttatttgatcttgctgaaaattccagaaactctctgttcacgaaaacaattgttaaaaatcaccagaacgtgataaaatacttattccaattgcagtagatcaataaacaaattgtcttggccgtcctattttggtagatttttttgagttccagaagtttgcgttagttacagattactacagactattctgtttttgacagattgtgtttttcgtgtgttgtttgcttattttgatgaatctatggctagtaaaagagtttataaaccatagagaagttggaatacagtaggtttaacaccaatataaataaagaatgagttcattacagtaccttgaagtggtgttttgtcgagattttctgctaagttttgtgttgtgaagttttcaagttttgggtaaaagatttgatggattatggaacaaggagtggcaagagcctaagcttgggcatgcccatggcaccccaagataatctaaggacaccaaaaagccaaagcttggggatgccccggaaggcatcccctctttcgtcttcgtccatcggtaactttacttggagctatatttttattcaccacatgatatgtgttttgcttggagcgtcctgtatgatttgagtctttgatttttagtttaccacaatcatccttgctgtacacaccttttgagagagacacacatgattcggaatttattagaagaGAAAAATGCACTGTAGGTCACAAAACTTGAGCTGGTTGACACTTTAGTACCACTACTTCAAAATACCCGAACTACAGTCCATGTATTTGCGCAGAGGGTTCACTTTGGTCAGTATATACGAATTGAGCTACTTACTTGCTGACTTGGCCGAGTCAGCCGTTGCCAGCTAGGCTTTGACCGCCACCTGTGTAGCACctggtcgggggggggggggttaataCTAGTAGTTCGGGTTTTTTTTGCAAATGCGCCAACACCTGGTCGGAACGACCGTGCACCTGGTCGCTCCCTTATCCCCTTGCTCTCCGCTTCCTCTCCTCCGAACCCTAGCTAACTCCCGTCCCCACCGCCGCAGCCATTGTCGACGtcgtcgccctccgccgccgcagcCATTGCCGAcgccctcctccgcctcctctgtCTCCTCCTTCATGTCGTCTTCCAGCTCCATCCGCTCTGCGCTGCATGGCCGCTCCGTTGCTGTACCACTGATCGGGTGCCCGGATTGCGGCGAGCAGGTGAGGTTCTACCAGTCTAGCACCGATGAGCACGATGGATGGATCTTCTACAAGTGCGTGAACCACCATGTAAGTGCCAGTTCAGTAGATTACTAATTCATGCCGTGTCAACTCACTGTAGTAATGAAGCAGAGCACTGATTAAATTGGTCTTTAGGTTGCAAAATCAGTTGGTTAACTAGTCATTGCACTGATTAATGCAGTAGTTTAGACTGTCCTTGTATGCAAAATTATTACAGTAGCTCATGGTCAGTTGAGACTGATTAATACAGTAGTTGGTTAACTAGGTTGCCATTTATTCATTCACTCTGTAATTTTGTGGAGTTGGTTAACTAGTTGGTTAACATGGTTAACTAATCTTGCCACTGATTAATCAGGTCACTTGTGATTTCTGGCACTGGGAGCTTGAATATGTGCAGCATCTGGTTGAAACAAGGCGTCTGGTTGGTGATGCTGCTGTAGATGCAATTGGTGCAGCTGAGGACAGGAGGGAAGAGCTTGAGAGGCAGAGGATTGAATCAATGGCAGGCAGAGGCACAACTGGAAGGGTCATGGCTGGGAGAGGCATGGCGGGAAGAGCTAATTATGCCAGCTCCAATGAGAATAAGTATGCTACCAAGCAGCAAATTGCTATGCTTTTAGGATTAGGCAGAGAGATTTTGATGCTGCTAAAGCTGATGATTGCTTTTGTTATAGTGCTTTGTGTGATGTGTTTCACCTTAATTATGAAGAAGTGAAGTGTTGTTAATTGAGTAGGTGCAGGTGTTCTAAACTGAGCATACTAAAATGGTTGCTTTTGTTTGCTCAGTATGAAGTCTTGGTTGTAATGCTTGTTGTAATGGATAATATGTCAGTAATGTGAAGTCTGCTTGACCTAATTGCTTTGAAATGCTTGACCTAATTGCTTTGAAATTACTGACAGATGTATTTCATGTCAGAAGTGTAGTTAAACTAATTCTGACAGAAGTTACCTAATTCAAATTCTGTCAAATTGAATTTAGTTTGTAGTTCACTGAATTTTTATAGTTAACTGAATTTAGTTTGCAGTTCACTGAATTTTTATAGTTAACTGAATTTAGTTTGCAAAGTTAACTGGATTGTACTTAACCTCGTTGCTTTCAAATTACTGACAGAAATTCCTGTCACAACTGAACTAACTTTGAAAACTAATTGCTGTCACAAATGAACTAAGTTATTCCAGGCCCCCTTTCTCAACACAAAAGCAAGCATGTACTTGCACCTGCTGCAAACACCCACCTAGCAACTTGCACTCTACATGTAGCTTTGGTCCACCACCAGtccactaccaccaccaccagatccccttcttcttcctcatctttCATCTTCAATTTCGTGCACCACCAGATCCCTTCTCTCCTCTGTCCAATAGCACCAACAGATCCCCTTCTCATCTTCAGCTAGCAGCAACCATGGTGTCCTGGGATGATCTTCCCTGTTCTTCTGAAGATGACTCTGTGACCAGCAAGGTTAGTGTGCTCCTCAATCTCACACAAATCCAGTCTAGGGTTTCTCAGCTAGGGTTTCTCTCTCAATTGATTCCAAATGTCTCTCTTTTGTTTAGCCACCTACCACAATATCCTGTGAGGAATGGAGTGGCTTGGTTACAGATCTGCCTATCTTTAGATGTGGGCATGGATCTTTGTGTGAGAAGCATGTGGCATTTGAATCTGTTGATATTGGCAGAAGGTTTCTAGCTTGTGCACATAAGGTTAGTGATTTTTTTGCATTTGGCACTGTTAAACAGGAAGTGATTTGTAGTATGTTTTAAGTTCCATCATCATGCACAGAACTGAATACTGGCAGTTAACTGAATCTCTTTTTTGTATGTTCTAAATTGTTAGGAGGTACCTAAATGCAGATATGTTGAGTGGGTTGACCCTGAGTGGCCTGATGCTCTGGAGATGAGCCTAGCTAGCATATGGACCATGTATGAAGAGGAGAAAAAACAGAGGCTCAGATATAATGTTGTGAGTGCTGAAGAAAACTTGAAGGTTCttgaagagaagaagaagatggaaaaTGAGTTGAGGCATTTCAAGCTTGATTTTGCTAAGATGGTGGCTGAGAAGGAGCAGGCAATCAGCCAATTAGGCAGCACACAACTTGCTCTGACTGATCTAAAGGAAGAACttgagaagaagaagatgacagaCAAGTCAGTAACCAACATTCATCAGGTATTCAGGGTTAAAGCAGAGAAAGAGAGGGACCAAGTAGTGCAGGAGAGGGACCAAGTGATTCAAGAGAGGGATGACTTGAAGCATGAGAAAAGGAAGCTTGAGTACATGATTGGTGACCTATTCAAACACAAAGAGGCCACCAAGGAGAAGATAAGGAAGCTGAAGGGCATGCTGAATGAATTTGATTGAATCTGTGTCATTGTAAAAAAATGACTTTGTATCTTTCCTCCTGGATTTGTGTCATTTGTACTTTTGTCAAATGTTAACTAAATTGGGTTAAGATAAGAAATTGAAGTGGGTTCAGATAAGAAATTGAAGTGGGTTCAGATAAGAAATTGAAGTTAACTGTCTCTGTCTTATATGACTGAATTTGCCTGAATTTATATGTCTGCAGTTGCTGTTTTATATGACTGAATTTGTGTTGCTTCTTTTGGAAAGATTTGCTGTTTTATATGACTGAATTTGTATGCCTGTACCAAATTTTTCTTAAAGAAAAAAAATTACACAAAAAGGGTTTTGCCTGGGTCTCGAACCCAGGACCTGTGGTATTGAACGTTGGTGCCAATGCCAGTGGGGTAAGTAGTAGTGCTTTGATCAAGGGCACGTACTAACCTAGCTATTTAGCAGTTGCTAGTGGCCCAATGGCTCACGCCTCTTCCGTTTCCTTCTCTACTCTTTAAGACCACCCACCCACCGCTACACTCTCCACTCTCCACTCAGTCCACCGTGTTGCCTCGGTTACCCCGCACCAAACCCCACTCAGCCGTCAAGAAAACCCTCGCCGCGGACCACCACACCGCCGCCGCGGACATGGAGAATAGCCCCGCCTGGCAGAGGGTCATCGATGACCTCGCAGGTGATGACAAGGCGATGCGCGCAGACCTGACGGAGATCGGGAAGTGGTTCCCTAGCATTGGGATGCTGCGTCGCCACGCGCATGGCCTCCTCAAGGTCATGACTGACGACGAGCTGGACCGCGCCTGCGACGACCCCCAAGGTATCCCTCCTGCGCTCATCCTCCGCTTCACAATGCAGGAGACGCGCTCCGACGACCCGGGGCAGCGAGCCCGGTGGTGGATGTACCGGTCCGCCACCGCGCCGCGCCAGCCGGATCCGTTGCGCGTTGGCTCACGAACGGAGCGCGTCCACAACGTCGACCTGGCCGTCCCCGCGCCTGTCAACACGGCACACTGGGACCACTACCAGCCCGACCTCCTCGGGCGCGACGACGTCTCCGAGTACATCTCGTCCGAGTCGGAGTACGACTCTGGCTCCGACGACGACTCTAGCTACGCCGCCGACTCGTCCTGGTCGACTGGCTGGGAGGAGCCGGAGGTGATTGTCCTCTCTGACGACGAGCCGGAGGTCAAGGTGGCAGCGCCCATCGTCCTCGAGCCGGAGGTCCAGATGGTGGCGCCCGTCGCCAGGGAGGgtgatgtgacgcccccgatttgaccgtacactaatcatgcacgcaaatgtgtacgaccaagatcagggactcacgggaagatatcacaacacaactctaaaacataaataagtcatacaagcatcataatacaagccaggggcctcgagggctcgaatacaagtgctcgatcacagacgagtcagcggaagcaacgatatctgagtacagacataagttaaacaagtttgccttaagaaggctagcacaaacagggatacagatcgaacgaggcgcaggcctcctgcctgggatcctcctaactactcctgatcgtcgtcagcgggctgcacgtagtagtaggcacctccagtgttgtaggtgtcgtcgtcgacggtggcgtctggctcctggactccaacatctggttgtgacaaccagatagaaaagaaaagggggggaaagagggaaagaagcaaccgtgagtactcatccaaagtactcgcaagcaaggagctacactacatatgcatgggtatatgtgtaaaggggcatatcagtggactgaactgcagaatgccagaataaaagggggatagctagtcctgtcgaagactacgcttctggtcatctccatcttgcagcaggtagaagagagtagattgaagtcctccaagtagcatcgcatagcataatcctacccggcgatcccctcctcgtcgccctgttagagagcgatcaccgggttgtatctggcacttggaagggtgtattttattcagtatccagttctagttgtcataaggtcaaggtacaactccgggtcgtccttttaccgagggacacggctattcgaatagataaacttccctgcaggggtgcaccacataacccaacacgctcgatcccaattggccggacacactttctgggtcatgcccggcctcgtaagatcaacgcgtcgcagccccacctaagcacaacagagcggtcagcacgccggtctaatcctaagcgcgcaggggtctgggcccatcgccctatgcacacctgcacgttgcgtacgcggccggaagcagacctagcctagtggcgttccagtccaatccggcgcgcgccactcagtcgctgacgtgaagaaggcttcggctgataccacgacaccgggatacccataactactcccgcgtagatggttagtgcgtatagaccaaatggccagactcagatcaaataccaagatctcgttaagcgtgttaagtatccgcgaacgccgaccagggccaggcccacctctcacctaggcggtctcaacctgccctgtcgctccgccacaaagatccacttgcggttactcctacgagccgacccgactttagtcatcacaggtgtcatgtatgtagtatataagtatatacccgtgatcaccgcccaggtgatcacggcccgatagtatagcgcagcagacggacaagaatgtagggccactgatggaaatctagcatcctatactaagcatgtaggattgcaggtaaaggtatcaacagtagtagcaaggataggctatgcatcaggatagaatatcgaaaagcagtaacatgctacactactctaatgcaagcaatatagagaagaataggcgatatctggtgatcaagggggggggggcttgcctggttgctctggcaagtaggaggggtcgtcgactccgtagtcgaactgggcagcagcagtgtcggtctcgtagtctaccggagagaagagggggaagaaacagtaaatacaatgcaaacataagcatgacgatgcgtgacatgacagtgagcggtgctaggggtgtcctaacgcgacagtaggtggtcggtgaaggggggaacatccgggaggtattcccgatgtttcgcgttttcggacagacggaccggagggggaaagttgctagttcgataggttagggaggtgtggtggacgaacggactgcgtatccggattcgtctcgtcgttctgagcaactttcatatagaaaacattttcatccgagttacggtttaaagatatgaattttcaaagtttatttgaatttctagaATTATTTTTATtcagcaaaaatgaattatgacgtcagcatgaggcaatgctgacgtcatcaggtcaacaggtcggctgaccagtcaaaccagacaggtgggtccagtgggacccacatgtcagcctctgttagtctaatatttagttaaactaatctaacagtataattagaggggtgggccccatatgtcagtgagtgattagttaaaataattatttttatttataaaacattttctttttcttttctttttttatatttttgcggcggggcccgcatgtcagtgactgggtctgcccagtcagcagttgactgggtcaacccagtcaactggggcccgtgggggccactggcaggggcactggggtggccccaggccagccacgtcggcggccggcgccggagcaacgccggcgaccaaacgcacggcggcgcggctcgggaggggtacgggcttcacgtacagggggtcttcgggggcgtggctgggcgcgttcgacgcggctcggcgtcgcgcgtccaacggcggtggccggaggggctggaacggccggggacgaccgctacgagctcgccggcggcgaggtgctacgggtgcccgacggaagctgcgttagagcgcgcgaacggccgaactaactacctaggcgggcgcggcacggtgcggtcgggctagcgggcctacggccgtgaccatttggtcactggagacacgccggcggtgagctccgcggcgtggcgttcgggcgcgcgtgggggagcagctacggagcgcgagcgagctaacggagagggggaggagaaggagaggctcactgcgaggctgtagggagtggcagtgagctcggggagggcgcggggtagccggaatcggcgacgaacgacggcggccgaaggttgaagacgagctcggggaggccggtgcagaggcgctcgactcgttcccgagggcgtagtcgacgtagtcgacggcgggaagtcgttcgggcacgtcgtcggggcgatcggggcacggtggccgcgagttcgacggtgaacggcggcgagcacgcgcgggcagaggggatcgaaggggagagagaggtggatctggcggggggagaggcgcagaggccgagggagtgagcggggtgagtgggagagaggcccgagggggcgggggccgctggcgcccttatcctctccggcgtcggtgccggcgaggtggtcgggcaggagcgcgcgcccctgttccgacccggtcgggggaacagggaaggggacgcggggggggggggggagagtggGCTGGGGCGACTGGGCCGGGGGGGTTCGGgggtggcggcccagtttgggccggggtgCAGTGGGGGAacgggccttctcctttttttctttttctgttctgttttgttttctgtttacttgtttattttcttttctgttttagttcatttaaaagtatttaggtattttataaaaatgtgttttctccaccataattaccagtgtattatttggcacccaccgaacatttttgtttaaatttttgaaaacttttatttttcactttaattatatttgaagtttgaattaggagtttgaaaaggaaggtgattcaaatgtgatcaagccctgtttagcaacatgattagcttaatcacagggagttactgtagcatgattctgaGGGTGTTACAGGTGACAAGCACCGCCCCATTGACGTCGAGCTTCTTCCAGATGTTCCTGACATCGTCAagaaggaggtggaggtggtcttGGCCCTTCAAGCAAAGGTGGACGTTGCAGCGCAGccagagaggaagaagaggaaggtgGCAGCTAACATGGAGGTTCACCGCTTGGAGCGCCTCCAGAAGTTGAAGAACTGAAGATGAAGATGCAGTAGAAGGCACGAAGAAGTTGCAGTTGCAGTAGTTAGGTATGCTGAAATATACAGATTTTCAGCATATAAGTTATAAAAAATTAGTTTGTTAGGTGTGCTTGTATATTAAGCACATAAGTTATTTGTAATTTCTGGCTGTTGAACTGGCTGTTGATGCTATATAAGTGTTGAACTGGCTGTGATGCTATATATGTGCTGAACTGTGTTGATGCTATATAAGTGGCAGTAATCCAAAAGTGTTTTGTTGGTATATAATGGTGTTGATGCAGTCTTGTTGTTATATAAGGCAACAATCCAAAATTGTCTTGTTGCTATATAAGGCAATAATTCCAAAAGAAGTAGCTGCTAAGGTTTTGAATCTTAACTGAATTTTTGTCTGAATCTTTGTCTTAACTGAATTCTGTATTAACTGAATTTTGTCTTAACTAAATTCAGACAACTGTTAAGATTCAGTTAACTGTAAAAAAATTAGTTACCTTTTCAAACTAAATTCAGACAACTGTAAAAAATCAGTTAGCTTTTCAAACTAAATACATATATCTTTGCAAACTACATTCAGACAAAAATTCAGTTAACTTTGAATTCAGAGAACTATAAAAATTCAGCTAACCTTTCAAAATAAATTCAAACAACTGTTAAAATTCACACTAGGAGGGGATTGGAAGAATAATAAGTAGGTTGTCAAGTAACACTTGAGCAAAGCACTGTTCCTATCACACTGGCATTGCACGCAGTTTATCACACCACATGTCATGGGTTCGACACCCAGGCCAAccttttttgtttttatttttttattttttttattttatgcaGTTAAGTATCTATACTCCAACAGTGAATAAAGCAACTGATTCATTTCAGTTTTCAAATTAAATTAACTGAATAAAGCCACTGAACTCCAACAGTTTTCATTTTGAACTCCAACAGTTTTCATTTTGAATGGCAGTATGAAGCCACTGAATGAGTACAAGTGCAACCGCACTGAATCTTCACGTTTCCAATAGTTCAAAGAGTCTCATTGTAGTTTTTGCCAAAATATTACAAGTGCAAAAGCACTGAATCATCCCAACTCCAACAGTTTCAAAGAGTCTCATTGTAGTTTTTTGCCAAAAAATTACAAGTGCAAAAGCACTGAATCATCTAAACTCATCAAACATGTTCACTCTCTTTAGCTTCTTGGGCACATGTCCACTTTGTCCTGCCAACTTCCTCTGCTTAGCTCTTAATCTCTTGGCCTCTTCTTGTTGTTTCTTCCTTGCTTCCTGATCTTCTTTTCTCCTCAGTGCTCCCATAGATCTCTTTGCTTCTTGATCTTCTTTTCTCTTCAGTGCTGCCTCTGCTTTAGCTGCCACATTGCTTCAAGGGCTCTGGCATTCTTCTCTTCTTGCAATGCAGCTTTTCTTGCTGCTGCAGCTTCCTACCTTGCTGCAGATTCCAGAGCTTTCTTCTCTTTTgctgctcttcttcttcttcttcttcttcttcttcttctttgtgaAGACTCTGCTTTCCTCCTTGCAATTTCTTGCCTTTTTGCTTCTGCCTCCTCTGCTTTCTTCTCTGCCATCTCATTCATGGCCTCAAGTGATGCATCTCTCCTGGCTGCCATCTGTctttctttct is drawn from Aegilops tauschii subsp. strangulata cultivar AL8/78 chromosome 1, Aet v6.0, whole genome shotgun sequence and contains these coding sequences:
- the LOC109775942 gene encoding uncharacterized protein, with protein sequence MSSSSSIRSALHGRSVAVPLIGCPDCGEQVRFYQSSTDEHDGWIFYKCVNHHVTCDFWHWELEYVQHLVETRRLVGDAAVDAIGAAEDRREELERQRIESMAGRGTTGRVMAGRGMAGRANYASSNENNFGPPPVHYHHHQIPFFFLIFHLQFRAPPDPFSPLSNSTNRSPSHLQLAATMVSWDDLPCSSEDDSVTSKPPTTISCEEWSGLVTDLPIFRCGHGSLCEKHVAFESVDIGRRFLACAHKEVPKCRYVEWVDPEWPDALEMSLASIWTMYEEEKKQRLRYNVVSAEENLKVLEEKKKMENELRHFKLDFAKMVAEKEQAISQLGSTQLALTDLKEELEKKKMTDKSVTNIHQVFRVKAEKERDQVVQERDQVIQERDDLKHEKRKLEYMIGDLFKHKEATKEKIRKLKGMLNEFD